One genomic segment of Hordeum vulgare subsp. vulgare chromosome 2H, MorexV3_pseudomolecules_assembly, whole genome shotgun sequence includes these proteins:
- the LOC123427271 gene encoding photosynthetic NDH subunit of lumenal location 3, chloroplastic-like yields the protein MDFGTELKGCVCRINNCAIELFSMEEDLEIEDEDSWDLVGRDLRLKATFLYIDLSRVISSCESDEYKKMLTDLANKFFYFMDELGNAVKDRSAPLVQVCYSDTTHALREVVAALVPSH from the exons ATGGATTTTGGGACTGAGTTGAAGGGATGTGTCTGCCGGATCAACAACTGTGCCATCGAACTCTTCTCCATGGAGGAGGATTTGGAGATTGAAGATGAAGACTCATGGGACCTGGTTGGGAGGGACCTCCGGCTGAAAGCCACCTTCCTGTATATTGACCTCAGCCGTGTGATCTCCTCCTGTGAGagcgatgagtacaagaagatgcTTACCGATCTGGCCAACAAGTTCTTCTACTTCATGGATGAG TTGGGCAATGCGGTGAAGGACAGAAGCGCCCCTCTGGTGCAGGTGTGCTACAGCGACACAACTCATGCTCTCCGCGAGGTGGTGGCCGCCCTTGTGCCGTCCCATTAG